One window from the genome of Cyprinus carpio isolate SPL01 chromosome B1, ASM1834038v1, whole genome shotgun sequence encodes:
- the LOC109077911 gene encoding spermine oxidase-like isoform X1, producing MQSCEISSDSTDDPLSSALHRHRQPRIAVIGAGLAGLATTKTLLENGFTNVTVLEASDHIGGRVQSIQHGKTTLELGATWIHGANGNPIYHLAEDNGLLEHTTEEERSVGRISLYAKNGVAHYQTNNGKRIPKDLVEEFSDLYNEVYELTQEFFQNGKPVGAESQNSVGIFTRDVVRKKIMLDPYDSEGTKKLKLSMLQQYLKVESCESSSPSMDEVSLSEFGEWTEIPGAHHVIPAGFIKVVEILAQDIPSHVLHFSKPVRRIHWNCSSHDTEEIVDQADHNQDQRPSPSPVCVECEDGECLLADHVIITASLGVLKKAHETLFSPGLPLDKAQAIQKLGISTTDKIFLEFAEPFWSPECNSIQFVWEDEAQLESQAYPEELWYRKICSFDVLYPPERYGHMLSGWICGEEALCMEKCDDETVAEICTELLRQFTGNQNIPKPRRILRSSWGSNPYIRGSYSFTRVGSSGRDVEKLAEPLPYIKNTKAPPLQVLFAGEATHRKYYSTTHGALLSGQREANRLIELYQYSFGAETTKPNI from the exons ATGCAAAGTTGTGAAATATCTTCAGACAGCACTGATGATCCTCTTAGTAGTGCCTTACACAGACATCGACAACCGCGAATAGCAGTAATTGGCGCGGGCTTGGCCGGCCTTGCCACCACCAAAACCCTTTTGGAGAACGGCTTTACCAATGTTACGGTGCTAGAAGCCTCAGACCATATCGGAGGCAGAGTGCAAAGCATTCAGCACG GTAAAACCACTTTGGAACTTGGAGCAACCTGGATCCATGGGGCAAATGGGAACCCTATCTACCACCTGGCTGAGGACAATGGGCTGCTGGAACACACCACAGAGGAGGAGAGGAGTGTGGGCCGCATTAGCCTCTATGCCAAGAATGGTGTGGCCCACTACCAGACCAACAACGGCAAGCGGATCCCAAAGGATCTGGTGGAGGAGTTCAGTGACCTGTACAATGAG GTGTATGAGCTGACTCAGGAGTTCTTCCAGAATGGAAAGCCTGTGGGAGCCGAGAGTCAAAACAGTGTTGGGATCTTCACACGAGATGTGGTGCGCAAGAAGATCATGTTAGATCCCTATGACTCAGAAGGCACCAAGAAACTCAAGTTATCTATGCTACAACAGTACCTCAAG GTGGAGAGCTGTGAAAGCAGTTCCCCCAGCATGGATGAAGTGTCTCTAAGTGAGTTTGGTGAGTGGACTGAAATTCCCGGCGCTCACCATGTCATTCCCGCTGGTTTCATTAAAGTCGTTGAGATCCTGGCTCAGGACATCCCAAGTCATGTCCTCCACTTCAGCAAGCCTGTCCGCCGTATCCACTGGAACTGCAGCTCCCATGATACAGAGGAAATTGTAGACCAGGCTGACCATAACCAGGACCAACGACCCAGCCCTTCTCCGGTCTGTGTGGAGTGTGAAGATGGCGAGTGTCTGCTGGCAGACCATGTGATCATAACGGCCTCTCTTGGGGTCCTGAAGAAAGCTCACGAGACTCTCTTCTCCCCAGGACTGCCACTAGACAAGGCACAGGCCATCCAGAAACTGGGCATTAGTACTACAGACAAGATCTTTCTGGAGTTTGCAGAGCCCTTCTGGAGCCCCGAGTGCAACAGCATTCAGTTTGTGTGGGAGGATGAGGCACAACTCGAGAGCCAGGCATACCCAGAAGAGCTATGGTACCGAAAGATCTGCAGCTTTGATGTGCTGTATCCGCCAGAACGCTATGGCCACATGCTGAGTGGCTGGATCTGCGGAGAAGAGGCCCTGTGCATGGAAAAGTGTGATGACGAGACTGTAGCGGAGATATGCACAGAACTACTGCGTCAGTTTACAG GGAACCAGAATATTCCAAAACCAAGGCGGATCCTGCGCTCCTCGTGGGGCAGTAATCCCTATATCCGGGGTTCTTACTCCTTCACTCGAGTGGGCTCCAGCGGCAGGGATGTGGAGAAGCTAGCTGAGCCCCTGCCTTATATCAAGAACACTAAGGCTCCA CCTCTACAGGTATTGTTTGCTGGGGAGGCCACCCATAGAAAATACTATTCCACTACCCATGGTGCTTTGTTGTCAGGGCAGAGGGAGGCAAACCGCTTGATCGAGCTGTACCAGTACTCCTTCGGTGCAGAAACCACAAAgcctaacatttaa
- the LOC109077911 gene encoding spermine oxidase-like isoform X2 has product MQSCEISSDSTDDPLSSALHRHRQPRIAVIGAGLAGLATTKTLLENGFTNVTVLEASDHIGGRVQSIQHGKTTLELGATWIHGANGNPIYHLAEDNGLLEHTTEEERSVGRISLYAKNGVAHYQTNNGKRIPKDLVEEFSDLYNEVYELTQEFFQNGKPVGAESQNSVGIFTRDVVRKKIMLDPYDSEGTKKLKLSMLQQYLKVESCESSSPSMDEVSLSEFGEWTEIPGAHHVIPAGFIKVVEILAQDIPSHVLHFSKPVRRIHWNCSSHDTEEIVDQADHNQDQRPSPSPVCVECEDGECLLADHVIITASLGVLKKAHETLFSPGLPLDKAQAIQKLGISTTDKIFLEFAEPFWSPECNSIQFVWEDEAQLESQAYPEELWYRKICSFDVLYPPERYGHMLSGWICGEEALCMEKCDDETVAEICTELLRQFTGPVYTWYKDAFWSIGSQVDNEDTYRLHLVF; this is encoded by the exons ATGCAAAGTTGTGAAATATCTTCAGACAGCACTGATGATCCTCTTAGTAGTGCCTTACACAGACATCGACAACCGCGAATAGCAGTAATTGGCGCGGGCTTGGCCGGCCTTGCCACCACCAAAACCCTTTTGGAGAACGGCTTTACCAATGTTACGGTGCTAGAAGCCTCAGACCATATCGGAGGCAGAGTGCAAAGCATTCAGCACG GTAAAACCACTTTGGAACTTGGAGCAACCTGGATCCATGGGGCAAATGGGAACCCTATCTACCACCTGGCTGAGGACAATGGGCTGCTGGAACACACCACAGAGGAGGAGAGGAGTGTGGGCCGCATTAGCCTCTATGCCAAGAATGGTGTGGCCCACTACCAGACCAACAACGGCAAGCGGATCCCAAAGGATCTGGTGGAGGAGTTCAGTGACCTGTACAATGAG GTGTATGAGCTGACTCAGGAGTTCTTCCAGAATGGAAAGCCTGTGGGAGCCGAGAGTCAAAACAGTGTTGGGATCTTCACACGAGATGTGGTGCGCAAGAAGATCATGTTAGATCCCTATGACTCAGAAGGCACCAAGAAACTCAAGTTATCTATGCTACAACAGTACCTCAAG GTGGAGAGCTGTGAAAGCAGTTCCCCCAGCATGGATGAAGTGTCTCTAAGTGAGTTTGGTGAGTGGACTGAAATTCCCGGCGCTCACCATGTCATTCCCGCTGGTTTCATTAAAGTCGTTGAGATCCTGGCTCAGGACATCCCAAGTCATGTCCTCCACTTCAGCAAGCCTGTCCGCCGTATCCACTGGAACTGCAGCTCCCATGATACAGAGGAAATTGTAGACCAGGCTGACCATAACCAGGACCAACGACCCAGCCCTTCTCCGGTCTGTGTGGAGTGTGAAGATGGCGAGTGTCTGCTGGCAGACCATGTGATCATAACGGCCTCTCTTGGGGTCCTGAAGAAAGCTCACGAGACTCTCTTCTCCCCAGGACTGCCACTAGACAAGGCACAGGCCATCCAGAAACTGGGCATTAGTACTACAGACAAGATCTTTCTGGAGTTTGCAGAGCCCTTCTGGAGCCCCGAGTGCAACAGCATTCAGTTTGTGTGGGAGGATGAGGCACAACTCGAGAGCCAGGCATACCCAGAAGAGCTATGGTACCGAAAGATCTGCAGCTTTGATGTGCTGTATCCGCCAGAACGCTATGGCCACATGCTGAGTGGCTGGATCTGCGGAGAAGAGGCCCTGTGCATGGAAAAGTGTGATGACGAGACTGTAGCGGAGATATGCACAGAACTACTGCGTCAGTTTACAG GCCCTGTGTACACTTGGTATAAAGATGCGTTTTGGTCGATTGGATCACAAGTGGACAATGAAGACACATACCGTTTACACCTGGTGTTTTAA